In Kitasatospora gansuensis, a genomic segment contains:
- a CDS encoding TetR/AcrR family transcriptional regulator: protein MAKDRSSAGDPSRTLALLWREPGRPPAAGRGPRQGLTVDAVVQAALELADADGLDAVSMRRVAQQLGVTPMTLYTYVPGKAELLDLMLDTLFQWMPRSVTADAPWRERVTAVAEANRALYLAHPWVAALPATRPPLGPGLIAKYEHELSAFDGLGLPDLDIDAALTHLLGFVRSTARTALETQAAAADSAMSDADWWEANAPILARVFDPERFPLATRIGSAAGEAHQGAYSADHAYEFGLARVLDGFAALITERAAARG, encoded by the coding sequence AGGACCGAAGCAGCGCAGGCGACCCCTCCCGCACCCTCGCGCTGCTCTGGCGCGAGCCAGGTCGGCCGCCGGCCGCCGGGCGCGGCCCCCGGCAGGGGCTCACCGTGGACGCGGTGGTGCAGGCCGCCCTCGAACTCGCCGACGCCGACGGCCTGGACGCCGTCTCGATGCGACGGGTCGCCCAGCAGCTCGGTGTGACGCCGATGACGCTCTACACGTACGTGCCCGGCAAGGCCGAGCTGCTCGACCTGATGCTCGACACGCTCTTCCAGTGGATGCCCCGCTCGGTGACCGCCGACGCGCCATGGCGCGAGCGGGTGACCGCCGTCGCCGAGGCCAACCGGGCGCTCTATCTCGCCCACCCCTGGGTGGCCGCGCTGCCCGCCACCCGGCCGCCGCTCGGCCCCGGGCTGATCGCCAAGTACGAGCACGAGCTGAGCGCCTTCGACGGCCTCGGCCTCCCCGACCTGGACATCGACGCCGCCCTCACCCACCTGCTGGGCTTCGTCCGGTCCACCGCCCGGACCGCCCTGGAGACGCAGGCCGCGGCAGCCGACAGCGCGATGTCCGACGCCGACTGGTGGGAGGCCAACGCCCCGATCCTGGCCCGGGTCTTCGACCCCGAACGCTTCCCCCTGGCCACCCGGATCGGCTCGGCCGCGGGCGAGGCCCACCAGGGTGCCTACAGTGCCGACCACGCCTACGAGTTCGGCCTGGCCCGGGTCCTCGACGGCTTCGCCGCCCTGATCACCGAGCGGGCTGCCGCCCGGGGGTGA
- a CDS encoding MarR family winged helix-turn-helix transcriptional regulator — translation MEELPVLTLAFQGHSAGVRVRKAMAEHGLKPGHGHVLMVLQDEGAVGQHFLTETLGVDKSVIVALLNDLERDGLAERRRDPADRRRHIVEISPRGSTLVTELHRTVEAVQADLFRDLTPAEIATLKSVLPRLRTTPDAGTPCDGQD, via the coding sequence ATGGAGGAGCTTCCCGTACTGACCCTGGCCTTCCAAGGCCACTCCGCCGGCGTACGGGTCAGGAAGGCGATGGCGGAGCACGGGCTGAAGCCCGGACACGGGCACGTCCTGATGGTGCTCCAGGACGAGGGCGCAGTCGGCCAGCACTTCCTGACCGAAACCCTCGGCGTGGACAAGAGCGTGATCGTCGCCCTGCTCAACGACCTCGAACGCGACGGCCTGGCCGAACGCCGCCGCGACCCCGCCGACCGCCGCCGCCACATCGTCGAGATCTCCCCTCGCGGCAGCACCCTGGTCACCGAACTCCACCGCACCGTCGAAGCCGTCCAGGCCGACCTCTTCCGCGACCTCACCCCGGCCGAGATCGCCACCCTCAAATCCGTCCTCCCCCGCCTCCGCACCACCCCGGACGCCGGCACCCCCTGCGACGGCCAGGACTGA
- a CDS encoding DoxX family protein, translating to MFIAYAVTASLLALLLLASASGKLRRDEKMVASFTEIGVPLSWLPLLAACEIAGALGLVAGIWVGPLGVAAAVGVVLYFVGAVGAHLRKGDLKGTPPAAVVLVVSAAVLALGVAAL from the coding sequence GTGTTCATCGCCTATGCCGTTACCGCGTCCCTGCTCGCGCTGCTCCTGCTGGCTTCGGCCTCGGGCAAGCTGCGGCGCGACGAGAAGATGGTGGCGAGTTTCACCGAGATCGGCGTGCCGCTCAGTTGGCTGCCGCTGCTGGCCGCCTGCGAGATCGCGGGCGCGCTCGGCCTGGTGGCCGGGATCTGGGTCGGGCCGCTCGGGGTGGCGGCCGCCGTCGGCGTCGTCCTCTATTTCGTCGGCGCGGTCGGCGCCCACCTGCGCAAGGGAGACCTCAAGGGGACGCCCCCGGCCGCAGTGGTGCTGGTCGTCTCGGCAGCCGTGCTGGCCCTGGGCGTCGCGGCGCTCTGA
- a CDS encoding DUF6596 domain-containing protein — MVPVLDARRTIDAVWKLESAKIIAGLARLVRDVGLAEELAQDALVAALEQWPRTGVPDNPGAWLTAIAKRRAVDHIRRSQLQVRKQEQLAHELDRQSDPEPDDLLRLMLISCHPVLPTEARAALTLRLLGGLTAEEIARAFLSTGPAVTQRIAAAKRTLAERQVSFELPGEEELGARLSSVLEVIYLIFNEGYSATSGDDLMRPGLCQEALRLGRLLAVLAPREAEVHGLVALMEVQASRSAARTGPSGEPVLLHEQNRGRWDQLLIRRGFTAMLRARELGGPPGPYVLQAAIAVCHAQARTAEETDWAQIAALYGALARLLPTPVVQLNRAVAVGMARGPQAGLDLTDPLTGDPALRDYHLLPSVRGDLLARLGRPAEARLEFQRAAALTRNAAERAFLLRRADALAVPATTGPTLGSATRAFLADAGLDAATVRSYGQTLGRLGLALGEGLPLAELTADQVAEVFATAWGGAAARTWNRHRAAVRSFATWAELPEPAARLERRAEPRSTTTPLAPGRLDALCARPGLALREQTLWRLLNESGAGVRAALALNVEDLDLDDRTATPGITWRSGTARLLPHLLVGRTRGPLFLTDRRPGPARTPTADLCPETGRARLSYERAEYLFKQASAGLTLRQLKPRR; from the coding sequence ATGGTGCCCGTGCTGGATGCCCGCCGCACGATCGATGCGGTCTGGAAACTCGAGTCGGCGAAGATCATCGCCGGCCTCGCCCGGCTGGTCCGCGACGTCGGCCTGGCCGAGGAGCTGGCCCAGGACGCCCTGGTCGCCGCGCTCGAACAGTGGCCGCGGACCGGCGTCCCGGACAACCCCGGCGCCTGGCTGACCGCGATCGCCAAACGCCGCGCCGTCGACCACATCCGGCGCTCCCAGCTGCAGGTGCGCAAGCAGGAGCAGCTCGCCCACGAGCTGGACCGACAGTCGGACCCCGAGCCCGACGACCTGCTGCGGCTGATGCTGATCTCCTGTCACCCCGTGCTGCCGACCGAGGCCAGGGCCGCCCTGACGCTCCGGCTGCTCGGCGGCCTGACGGCGGAGGAGATCGCCCGCGCCTTCCTGAGCACCGGACCGGCCGTCACCCAGCGGATCGCCGCCGCCAAACGGACGCTGGCCGAGCGGCAGGTCTCCTTCGAACTGCCCGGCGAGGAGGAGCTCGGCGCCCGGCTCTCCTCGGTCCTGGAGGTCATCTACCTGATCTTCAACGAGGGTTACTCGGCGACCTCGGGCGACGACCTGATGCGGCCCGGCCTGTGCCAGGAGGCGCTCCGGCTCGGCCGTCTGCTGGCCGTACTGGCCCCGCGCGAGGCCGAGGTGCACGGCCTGGTCGCGCTGATGGAGGTGCAGGCCTCACGCTCGGCCGCCCGCACCGGCCCGTCCGGCGAACCGGTCCTGCTGCACGAGCAGAACCGGGGCCGCTGGGACCAGTTGCTGATCCGGCGCGGCTTCACCGCGATGCTCCGGGCCCGCGAACTCGGCGGGCCGCCGGGACCGTACGTGCTGCAGGCCGCGATCGCGGTCTGCCACGCCCAGGCCCGCACTGCCGAGGAGACCGACTGGGCGCAGATCGCCGCCCTGTACGGGGCGCTGGCCCGGCTGCTGCCGACCCCGGTGGTGCAGCTGAACCGCGCGGTGGCGGTCGGCATGGCCCGTGGCCCGCAGGCCGGGCTCGACCTGACCGACCCGCTGACCGGCGACCCCGCGCTGCGGGACTACCACCTGCTGCCGAGCGTCCGGGGCGACCTGCTGGCCCGGCTCGGCCGGCCCGCCGAAGCCCGGCTGGAGTTCCAGCGGGCCGCCGCGCTCACCCGGAACGCCGCCGAGCGCGCCTTCCTGCTCCGCCGCGCCGACGCCCTCGCCGTACCCGCCACGACCGGGCCCACCCTCGGTTCGGCCACTCGCGCCTTCCTGGCCGACGCCGGGCTGGACGCCGCGACGGTCCGTTCGTACGGACAGACCCTGGGCCGGCTCGGCCTGGCCCTCGGCGAAGGGCTGCCGCTGGCCGAGCTGACGGCCGATCAGGTGGCCGAGGTGTTCGCGACCGCCTGGGGCGGTGCGGCCGCCCGGACCTGGAACCGGCACCGCGCGGCCGTCCGCTCCTTCGCCACCTGGGCCGAACTGCCGGAGCCCGCCGCCCGGTTGGAGCGCCGCGCCGAACCCCGCAGCACCACCACACCGCTCGCCCCCGGCCGGCTGGACGCCCTCTGCGCCCGGCCGGGCCTGGCCCTGCGCGAGCAGACCCTGTGGCGCCTGCTGAACGAGTCGGGCGCCGGAGTACGCGCCGCGCTCGCCCTGAACGTCGAGGACCTCGACCTGGACGACCGCACCGCCACCCCCGGCATCACCTGGCGCTCCGGCACCGCCCGCCTGCTCCCCCACCTCCTGGTCGGCCGCACCCGGGGCCCGCTCTTCCTCACCGACCGCCGCCCCGGCCCGGCCCGCACTCCCACCGCCGACCTCTGCCCGGAAACCGGCCGGGCCCGCCTCTCGTACGAGCGCGCCGAATACCTCTTCAAACAGGCCAGCGCCGGCCTCACCCTGCGCCAGCTCAAACCTCGACGCTGA
- a CDS encoding YciI family protein, with product MRYLMTTNADGSAPDETLFAEMGRFIEELTASGVLLATGGLGPASILVSSSGGEITVTDGPFAEAKEAVAGFALVEVRSEEEAIELARRFRRIVGDGQSRIQQVFTD from the coding sequence ATGCGCTACCTGATGACCACCAACGCCGACGGCTCCGCTCCCGACGAGACGCTGTTCGCCGAGATGGGCCGGTTCATCGAGGAGCTGACCGCCTCCGGCGTCCTGCTGGCCACCGGCGGCCTCGGGCCGGCGAGCATCCTGGTGAGCTCCTCGGGCGGCGAGATCACGGTGACCGACGGGCCGTTCGCCGAGGCCAAGGAGGCGGTGGCCGGCTTCGCGCTGGTCGAGGTCCGCTCCGAGGAGGAGGCGATCGAGCTGGCCCGCCGGTTCCGCCGGATCGTCGGCGACGGCCAGAGCCGGATCCAGCAGGTCTTCACCGACTGA
- a CDS encoding DUF998 domain-containing protein, translating to MTTVQLPVAARTVSTRSLLTCAVVASPLWAAVSLAQAATREGFDLTRHPLSALSNGELGWLQITNFLVSGVLTVLGASGLRRAMRGTAGGTWVPRLVRLSGLGIIAAGVFVMDPADGFPVGTPYGMPTALTWHSYGHMLAGLVAFGALGAACYVLGRHFRRAGSRGLAIASRVAGTALVLGNAWAMGGGRAGTLTLAVGVIAAMLWISVIAARYRQGR from the coding sequence ATGACCACCGTTCAGCTCCCCGTCGCCGCCCGCACCGTCAGCACCCGCTCGCTGCTCACCTGCGCGGTGGTGGCGTCCCCGCTCTGGGCCGCCGTCTCGCTGGCCCAGGCCGCCACCCGGGAGGGCTTCGACCTCACCCGGCACCCGCTCAGCGCGCTGAGCAACGGTGAGCTCGGCTGGCTCCAGATCACCAACTTCCTGGTCTCGGGCGTCCTCACCGTCCTCGGGGCGAGCGGGCTGCGCCGGGCGATGCGGGGCACGGCCGGCGGCACCTGGGTGCCCCGGCTGGTCCGTCTCAGTGGCCTCGGGATCATCGCCGCCGGGGTGTTCGTGATGGACCCGGCCGACGGCTTCCCGGTCGGCACGCCGTACGGGATGCCGACCGCGCTGACCTGGCACAGCTATGGCCACATGCTGGCCGGTCTGGTGGCCTTCGGCGCCCTCGGTGCCGCCTGCTACGTGCTGGGCCGGCACTTCCGCCGGGCCGGGAGCCGTGGTCTCGCCATCGCCTCCCGGGTCGCCGGGACGGCGTTGGTGCTCGGCAACGCCTGGGCGATGGGCGGCGGGCGGGCCGGCACGCTGACCCTGGCGGTCGGGGTGATCGCCGCAATGCTGTGGATCTCCGTGATCGCCGCCAGGTACCGTCAGGGCCGCTGA
- a CDS encoding GNAT family N-acetyltransferase, with amino-acid sequence MFEGKLVRLRALRAEDAEHHLRWRNDPEVVRLAAAGDPCFGPVTAEAVGLGFDTMLRLTPRESAVFTVEDLTDGRVIGMADYRDLDPYGGSATLGVTIGEREYWGRGHGSEALALVVDHLFGTYGPHRLELDTWSGNERAVRAFTRLGFREEGRRRSAVLVAGERYDRVLFGLLREEWARRA; translated from the coding sequence ATGTTCGAAGGCAAGCTGGTCAGGCTGCGGGCGCTGCGCGCCGAGGACGCGGAGCACCACCTGCGCTGGCGCAACGACCCCGAGGTGGTCCGGCTGGCCGCCGCCGGGGACCCGTGCTTCGGGCCGGTCACGGCGGAGGCGGTCGGGCTCGGCTTCGACACCATGCTGCGGCTGACGCCGCGCGAGTCGGCGGTCTTCACCGTCGAGGACCTGACGGACGGTCGGGTGATCGGCATGGCCGACTACCGCGACCTGGACCCGTACGGCGGGTCCGCCACACTGGGCGTGACCATCGGCGAGCGGGAGTACTGGGGTCGGGGCCACGGCTCCGAGGCGCTGGCCCTGGTGGTCGACCACCTGTTCGGCACGTACGGGCCGCACCGCCTGGAGCTGGACACCTGGAGCGGCAACGAGCGCGCGGTCCGCGCCTTCACCCGGCTCGGCTTCCGGGAGGAGGGCCGCCGCCGCTCCGCCGTGCTGGTGGCGGGGGAGCGGTACGACCGGGTGCTGTTCGGGCTGCTCCGGGAGGAGTGGGCGCGGCGCGCCTGA